One Gemmatimonadota bacterium genomic window carries:
- a CDS encoding GTP-binding protein → MAKAKFERTKPHVNVGTIGHVDHGKTTLT, encoded by the coding sequence ATGGCCAAGGCGAAGTTTGAGCGGACGAAGCCGCACGTAAACGTGGGGACGATAGGTCACGTAGACCACGGCAAGACGACGTTGACGG